The DNA region GCGACAACCGGGATACCTTGTTTCTTAGCCCGCACCAAATCATCGGTCAGATAGGCGCCGAAACCGCTTTCCTTAGGATTGTGACCCCAGAGTATGATCAGTTTTGATGAACCGAGGAAATGGCTGCTGCTGCCGGTAAAGTTGGTGCCGTACACATAGGGGGTAGCGATCGCCGTACAGGCGGTACTGTAGAAATTGTAATGACCCAGGTAGCCCCCATCCAGGGCAAGGAGCCGTTTCGCCAAATTCTCCGGGTTGGCGGTTCCCTCGGCGCCGCTGCCGGGCATCACATAGCGGGAAGCGGGGCCGTATTCATCCCTGATACGCTTCCATTCACCGGTAATGGCGTCTATCGCCTCCTCCCAGCTTATGCGGCGAAATTTACCCTCCCCCCGTTCACCAATACGCTTCATGGGGTAGCGGATACGCCGGTGGGAAAGAAAAGTTTCATGGTAATGGTGGCCCCGGATGCAGTACTTTATAAAGGGCGTCCTTTCCGAATCAAAGCGGAAGCCCAGTATGTTCCCCGCCCTGGTACGGGCCAGAAAACGGCACCTGCTGCCGCAGTTATTGTTCCCGCTGCTGGGGATAAGCCGCTCAGGAAAGGGCAGACTCTTAACCGCTTCCCTGAAAAAAAGCGCCGCGAATTTATCCGAGTAGGAACGCAGTGATGCTATGCGTTCTCCGGAAGGCGCTTCAATTTCCACACCTATACCGGATTCCTTCTCAATAACACCGATACCGCTGAGAAATTCCGTCATTGCCCGAAACAGCTCTGTTACCTTAAACCGTTCCCCGTCTGCTCTCTCCAGGGAATCCAGGGTCTCGACAATATTCCTAAGTAAAAAAACTGTATGCCTGGAAAGAAATTCCCCGCAGTATTCCTCTGCTTCCCTGAGACCGGAACCCGCAAGGCAGGCGCAGAAGGCAAATTCGACGCCTATATGGTCGCAGACCTGATGAAGTTCGGGCCTTAGTTCAAGGCCCCATGCGGCGTAACATTCCTGCACGGCAAGGGTATTCTTATCCAACAGTGTCTGACCGGGGGACCGGAAACTCGATTCCCAGAGCGGTATGTCATACCCCCTGGTATTCTCTACAATGTACCCGTACTCTTCCCGGTAGTTCTCCCAGGCTCCAGGACCCAATCCGGAAATGTCTTCCAGAAACGAAAGAAGCTGCCGGTGATGCGCCCTATCCCTATAAGATTCCAGCCTTCTCTTATTGAAGGAATAAGCCTGCTGATCCTGGGAGAACAGCAACAGTTCCGCTGCCATTCTGAACACTTCCGCACGGTAGCGCATTGAACCATTCCTTAATCGGGGTAGTACAGTTTTACTGTTCCACCTATAGAGATACCGATCACTGCCCCGCCCTTTCTGATAACCCTGGCCTCAATGATACCCCCAGGCTGGACGATGGGGATCGCCTCATCGTCTTCCGGTTTTTCCCGGCTCAGCCAGCAGCCCATAGCCGCCGTACCGGACCCGCAGCTTGACTCAAACATCAGGGTGCGGGAGCCGTAGACATACACCGCAGGCCGCATAAGAGCCGCCGCAGAATCCCAAAACAGCACCCCCAGGGCGCTTTCCCTCTGCCTCTGTCCGGCGAATTTTCGTTCCACCAGTTCCTTGATGGTATAAAAAACATCCTCGTCCGGTGCAATATCCGGGGCGATAACATGGGTAATCCCTTCAAAAAGATAGATCGGCAAATCTGCCCCGTTAAACTCCAGGGTTTCCTCTGCCACAGGAGCGGGAATGGTCACCTCCGCCAACCCCGCCCCCGGGTCAACCTGGACAGCCAGGGGGCCGGCGGCCCCGGAAATCTCAATAAGTACCCGCTGTTTTCCCGTAAGCCCGGTCCTCCGGGCCACATAGAGGCCGAAGCTGCGGGCCGCATTGCCGCAAAATTCGCCCCCCATCATTTCCAGCCGCCAGGGACGATCGCTCCCCCCGGGCGGAGGAATGACAAAGCCTACCTGTTCGGCGGCCAGAGAAGGGTCGGCCATCAGGGCCTTCACCGCTGCCGCCCGGTCCTGCACCTGGTCCAGCACAAAGACGGTGATGTTTTTTGCGGGATCCGCAATTACGATGTCATACTTCATAGAGACTTTAGTTTACATTTTTCCGGAAATAGGGTAAAGTCCGGTAGAACAATCTGTTATTATGGAGGAAACAATGAAAAGGATTGGAATTTCCCTGCTCTGCCTGATAATGGCGGCGGGGGCAGTATTTGCAGGGGGCAAAAAGGACGCAGCCCCGGCGGGTGATACTTCATTGGAAAATATCCTGAACAAGAAGCGCTTTGTCCTGGGCCTAGATGATTCCTTCCCGCCCATGGGCTTCCGGGACGAGAACAACCAAATCGTAGGCTACGACATCGACCTGGCAAAGGAAGTCGCTTCCCGCCTGGGAGTGACCCTGGTTACCCAGCCCATCGACTGGAACGCCAAGGAGCAGGAACTGGCCACCGGGGAAATCGACTGTATCTGGAACGGCTTCACCATCACCGAGGAGCGGAAACAGGTCCTGACCTATATCGGCCCCTACCTAAAAAACGCCCAGGTGGTAATAGTCAAATCCGCTTCCCCGGTAAACACCCTCTCTGACCTGCAAGGAAAAATCGCCGGGCTCCAGGCAGGCTCCTCCTCAGTGGACGCCCTGGACGAAGCGCCGGCCTTCAAAGCCAGCCTAAAGGAAGTTATCGAATACAAAGACTACCTCACCGCCCTGATGGACCTGGATGTGGGCGGCGCCGATGCCATTATCATCGACCTGGTGGTTGCCAATGACAATATCCAGCGTTCCGGCAAATCCTTCCGCATCCTGGAGGAAACCCTTGGCGCCGAAGAATTCGGCATCGGCTTCCGGAAAAACGACCATGCCCTGTCGAACAAAGTCTGGGAAACCCTGGAAGCCATGGCAAAGGACGGAACCGTGGCGAAGATAACCGCCAAATGGTTCGGCTCAGACATTTCCATTATCGGTAAATAGCAATGCTGCGGCTGATCGGCATCATGCTCACCGGGGCGGGGATCTCCCTGGAAATATTTTTCCTGACATTGATATTTTCCCTGCCCCTGGCACTGCCGATCTCCTTTGGCCGTATGTCGAAAAACCGGGCTGTCCGCAGCATCATTAACCTGTACCTGCTGATCATGCGCGGCACCCCTCTGATACTCCAGCTGATCTTCATCTACTTCGGCCCAAAGTACTTTTACAAATTTCTATACGAAACTTTTTCTGCAACCCTGGGCTCAGCGGGCTTCTGGGAGGGCCTGCGGTCCATCCTTTCCTACAACCGCTTTACTGCGGTGGTCATCGCCTTTGTGCTGAACTACGCCGCCTACTTCGCGGAAATCTACCGTGGCGGCATCGAGTCCATGCCCAAAGGCCAATACGAGGCATCAAAAGTGCTGGGCTTCACCCGCTTCCAGACCTTCACCCGCATAGTGATGCCCCAGGTGATCAAGCGCATACTCCCCGCCACAGGCAACGAAGTTATCACCCTGGTAAAGGACACCGCCCTGGCCCAGGTCATCGGAGTAGCGGAACTATTCCACGCCGCCCAGAACGCCTCGGCCCGGGAGTTCTCCACCACCCCAATCTTCGTGGCGGGCCTCTTCTACCTTTTTATGAACTGGGTAGTATCCCTAGCCTTTGCCAAATACGAGAAAAAGCTTTCCTATTATTCGTAGAAAAGCGAAAAGGGAACCCATGGAAATTATCAAAGTTGAGGGGCTGTCAAAATCATTCGGCAAACTGCAGGTTTTAGAAAACGTCTCCTTCAACGTAAACCAGGGCGAAGTGATCGCCATCCTGGGCCCTTCCGGTTCCGGGAAGTCCACCCTGCTGCGCTGCGTCACCCACCTGGAACTGGTAGACAAAGGCAGCATAAGCCTCACCGGAATGAACATGGTAAAGGACGGGGTCTACGCCCATGCAGAAGAACTGCGGAAGATCTGCCTCAAAGTAGGATTAGTGTTCCAGAACTTCAACCTCTTCCCCCACTTTTCCGTAATGCGAAACATCACCGAAGCCCAGGTCCACGTCCTGGGCCGCAAAAAAGAAGACGCCGCCGAACGGGCCCGGATCCTGCTGGAAAAGACCGGCCTCTCCGACAAGGCCCAAAGCTACCCCTGCGAACTGTCCGGCGGCCAGCAGCAGCGGGTGTCCATAGCCCGGGCCCTGGCCCTGGACCCGGAGGTGCTTTTCTTTGACGAACCCACCAGCGCCCTGGACCCGGAACTGACCGGGGACATCCTCAAGGTCATTCGGGACCTGGCCTCAGAAATGATGACCATGGTCATCGTAACCCACGAAATCCCCTTTGCCCGGGAAGTGGCGGACCGGGTGCTCTTCATGGATGGCGGCTCGTTTATCGAAGAGGGCCCCGCAGCGGAACTAATCGACGCCCCTCGGCTGGAACGCACTAAGGCTTTTCTGGCGAGGCTTAAGAGGGGATAGGAGAAAAACCCATTGCAAAAAATATAAAAAACTGGTATACTAATAATTACAGGAAATATACAATGGATACAATCGAAAAGTTGCAAAAAAATGGCATTTCTCTTGATTATAATGATATTGCCGCTATATGCAAGAAATATTTTATAATTGAATTGTCAATATTTGGATCGTCGCTCCGCGATGATTTTAACAGTGATAGCGATATAGATATTCTTGTATCATTTAATACTAATTCAGGGATAAATTTATTTGACATAATGGATTTGGAAAAAGAATTTTCTCAATTATTGAAAAGAGAAGTTGATATTGTGGAAAAAGAATCCCTAAAGAATCCAATCCGGAAGAATAGAATATTATCAAGCCGGGAAATAATATATGCCGCTTAATGAAAATGATCTGTCCTATTTAATTGATATTGTAGATTGTATTCAGGACATAACTGAATTTACAAAATCCATATTTTACAATGGGAAATATAATAGGATTAAGAAACAAACTGGCCCATGATTATGGAGAAATATTGGCAGAACGGATTTGGAATATTTCAAAAACATCCGTACCATCATTGTTAATTGAAATTGAAAAGATAGAAGAACTAAAAGAATATATTAAAAAAGTATCAGTCATTTATAATAACCTCTCTTTGAAAAAATTCTATTGGATTTACAACAGATATTTGTGTTATCTGTTTTATAGGTTTATTGAGCATTTTTCTATCGGTCGTTAAAACATAATCACATTGCATAAAATCTGCACACGCAACATGAAGTGAATCAACAACTTTCAAGCCTATTTTCTGTAGCTTCTCTGCCTCAAGTAAAATAGCCTCATTCTCAACGCAATGCAAACGTGCAATATTTTCCCATTGCATTATCCGGTCTTTGCGTTCAGAAAATGGGCTATTTCCTATTTCATAATCCAAAACATATGACCATGCAAGTTTATAATTCTTCGAAACAATTTGCTGCTGAATAAAAAGCTTTGCTTCTGTTTCAAACAGGATTTTTACCTGTGTTTGGTCATCATAAGGACGATTAAAACTACTATTATCAAGAAGGGAACCTTCGACCTGTTCGGTCTCGGTTGAGTGTTCAAGATATATTCTCATTGTCTCCCTCCAACGTCTCTGCTTCTCCTTCCACTTAAATTATATACCTGATATGTCGCAGTATCTAACCGATAGCAAGAATTGTATCTGACACATTTCATTTTGTTATATCACTTTTCATATATGCGTTTAAACAATCGCTGTTTGCTGCATATACTTGTGAAACACTATCGTCACAAATAAAATTATTATAATAATGAATATTATCACCATCTTTGATTATTAATTCTGTTGCTGTAAATGTTTCTGATAGCAATATCGCCAACTTCGGCGAAAATGGATAGTAAATTTCTGTTGAAGTTGTAGGGATTCCTGATTCTAATGATGTCGCCTTTAAATTTATTACCGGTTGATCTCCAGTAATAAAATCAGAATTGGATTGATTAATTATAAGCAGGATTTTTGCATTTGATGACACCCAATTACCGATTATATCGGAGAAGAGAAAATTAAGAACATTCGCAAGTATATCAGGTCTTATTTCCGGAGAAACAAGCCGTGTAAAATTCTGAAAAGTAAATAGCTTTTTTATATTTT from Treponema primitia ZAS-2 includes:
- a CDS encoding amino acid ABC transporter substrate-binding protein, which codes for MKRIGISLLCLIMAAGAVFAGGKKDAAPAGDTSLENILNKKRFVLGLDDSFPPMGFRDENNQIVGYDIDLAKEVASRLGVTLVTQPIDWNAKEQELATGEIDCIWNGFTITEERKQVLTYIGPYLKNAQVVIVKSASPVNTLSDLQGKIAGLQAGSSSVDALDEAPAFKASLKEVIEYKDYLTALMDLDVGGADAIIIDLVVANDNIQRSGKSFRILEETLGAEEFGIGFRKNDHALSNKVWETLEAMAKDGTVAKITAKWFGSDISIIGK
- a CDS encoding amino acid ABC transporter permease, translating into MLRLIGIMLTGAGISLEIFFLTLIFSLPLALPISFGRMSKNRAVRSIINLYLLIMRGTPLILQLIFIYFGPKYFYKFLYETFSATLGSAGFWEGLRSILSYNRFTAVVIAFVLNYAAYFAEIYRGGIESMPKGQYEASKVLGFTRFQTFTRIVMPQVIKRILPATGNEVITLVKDTALAQVIGVAELFHAAQNASAREFSTTPIFVAGLFYLFMNWVVSLAFAKYEKKLSYYS
- a CDS encoding amino acid ABC transporter ATP-binding protein, producing MEIIKVEGLSKSFGKLQVLENVSFNVNQGEVIAILGPSGSGKSTLLRCVTHLELVDKGSISLTGMNMVKDGVYAHAEELRKICLKVGLVFQNFNLFPHFSVMRNITEAQVHVLGRKKEDAAERARILLEKTGLSDKAQSYPCELSGGQQQRVSIARALALDPEVLFFDEPTSALDPELTGDILKVIRDLASEMMTMVIVTHEIPFAREVADRVLFMDGGSFIEEGPAAELIDAPRLERTKAFLARLKRG
- a CDS encoding nucleotidyltransferase family protein produces the protein MDTIEKLQKNGISLDYNDIAAICKKYFIIELSIFGSSLRDDFNSDSDIDILVSFNTNSGINLFDIMDLEKEFSQLLKREVDIVEKESLKNPIRKNRILSSREIIYAA
- a CDS encoding HepT-like ribonuclease domain-containing protein, yielding MGNIIGLRNKLAHDYGEILAERIWNISKTSVPSLLIEIEKIEELKEYIKKVSVIYNNLSLKKFYWIYNRYLCYLFYRFIEHFSIGR
- a CDS encoding DUF4238 domain-containing protein, translated to MTKRQHYVWRNYLKPWTESDKIWCLRNRTQVFKTDLMNIAQEKYFYEAVPLNRAEFEFIAKFINSLDKTAHALMWSNFDNYNFCANSSEELLRKEGLEDYHSLIEALGIPIIKKIYKHDLSFFDNEKEKNDFSAFIGFQYSRTKKMRENIKKLFTFQNFTRLVSPEIRPDILANVLNFLFSDIIGNWVSSNAKILLIINQSNSDFITGDQPVINLKATSLESGIPTTSTEIYYPFSPKLAILLSETFTATELIIKDGDNIHYYNNFICDDSVSQVYAANSDCLNAYMKSDITK